The following are from one region of the Staphylococcus schleiferi genome:
- the nikA gene encoding nickel ABC transporter substrate-binding protein: MKYQRSVALFTTASLLLASCGTSSHSKEKILDIELPLKTTSIAPYETDVPVRVGAAETLFKVSKNGEIQPWLAQSYHYNSSDQLEIKLKDHIHFQNGVPLTGEKVKKSLEIALKKSPFVKSTLPIKNIKAQGQKVTITTKSSYPELASELANPYVAIFDVDAKTDLNTHPVGTGPYQIKSYQRSQKMSLDRNSKYWHGQPKLDGVNVTYQEDGNARVSHLESGQADLITDVPVNRIQQLAKSEQTKIARVSGYRTQMVVYNQESEKMTRPVRQALDAVIDRKGIAEKISKGFAQPATGPFNDHLDFIKHQAVKKQNIQDARAIMEKEGYNDARPLKIQLITYEGRPELPKMAQVIQSDAKKAHIDIDIRTVDDIEGYLADRSQWDATMYSFGTIPRGDTGYFFNQAYHQDGSVNKGAYKNSKVTAMIEQLNHTVNQGEREKLSNDIIETAARDIPASYITYNDTVDGLNRNVSHFKATPEGIYLVDEKIDMTNAH; the protein is encoded by the coding sequence ATGAAATATCAGCGTTCAGTGGCATTATTTACGACGGCCTCATTATTGCTCGCAAGTTGCGGAACTTCTTCGCATTCTAAAGAGAAGATATTGGATATTGAGCTCCCTTTGAAAACAACTTCAATTGCTCCCTATGAAACGGACGTTCCTGTGCGCGTAGGTGCGGCAGAAACACTATTTAAGGTTTCAAAAAATGGTGAAATTCAACCTTGGTTAGCACAATCGTATCATTACAATTCGTCAGACCAGTTAGAAATTAAACTTAAAGATCATATCCATTTCCAAAATGGGGTCCCACTGACGGGTGAAAAAGTTAAAAAAAGTCTAGAAATAGCATTGAAAAAGAGTCCTTTTGTTAAATCTACACTACCCATCAAAAATATTAAGGCTCAAGGCCAAAAAGTAACGATTACAACAAAATCATCCTATCCTGAACTCGCCTCTGAATTAGCTAATCCTTATGTGGCGATTTTTGACGTGGATGCTAAAACAGATTTAAATACACATCCTGTAGGAACGGGGCCTTATCAAATCAAAAGTTATCAACGTTCACAAAAAATGAGCCTAGACCGAAATTCAAAATATTGGCATGGACAACCCAAACTTGATGGTGTGAATGTCACTTACCAAGAAGATGGAAATGCGCGTGTCAGTCATCTAGAATCTGGACAAGCTGATTTAATCACCGATGTCCCTGTGAATCGTATTCAGCAATTAGCCAAGTCGGAACAAACAAAAATAGCGCGTGTATCAGGTTATCGAACACAGATGGTCGTTTATAATCAAGAAAGTGAAAAGATGACGCGCCCTGTCCGCCAAGCGCTAGATGCGGTCATTGATAGAAAAGGTATTGCAGAGAAAATTTCGAAAGGCTTTGCCCAGCCAGCTACAGGTCCTTTTAATGATCATCTTGATTTTATTAAGCATCAAGCAGTGAAAAAACAGAATATACAAGATGCAAGGGCAATAATGGAAAAAGAAGGTTATAATGATGCCCGCCCTTTAAAAATTCAACTAATTACATATGAAGGTCGTCCAGAATTACCTAAAATGGCACAAGTCATTCAGTCGGATGCCAAAAAAGCCCATATCGATATAGATATCCGAACAGTTGATGATATTGAAGGTTATTTAGCAGATCGTTCCCAGTGGGATGCAACAATGTACAGCTTTGGAACGATTCCGCGTGGGGATACAGGTTACTTCTTCAATCAAGCCTACCATCAAGATGGTTCGGTCAATAAAGGGGCCTATAAAAACTCAAAAGTGACGGCAATGATTGAACAATTAAATCATACGGTCAATCAAGGCGAACGTGAGAAACTATCTAATGACATTATTGAAACAGCCGCACGAGATATACCAGCAAGTTATATTACTTACAATGATACGGTTGATGGTCTTAACCGAAATGTGAGTCACTTTAAAGCAACACCAGAAGGCATCTATTTAGTTGATGAAAAGATTGATATGACAAATGCGCATTAA
- a CDS encoding YozE family protein, whose amino-acid sequence MSFYEYMQIYIGDDTPLGDLARHMHADARFPKELHTSDEILACFREASCLGQLNLAVIKRAIAIYLQFGQS is encoded by the coding sequence TTGAGCTTTTATGAATATATGCAGATTTACATTGGTGATGATACCCCATTAGGTGATTTGGCGAGACATATGCATGCAGATGCTAGATTTCCTAAGGAGCTTCATACGTCCGATGAAATATTAGCATGCTTTCGTGAAGCTTCATGTCTCGGTCAATTGAATTTAGCTGTTATTAAACGAGCGATTGCAATTTATTTGCAATTTGGACAAAGCTAA
- a CDS encoding class I SAM-dependent methyltransferase, protein MEFMDVFEKWAERYDDTVFNTSKENEYKDVFEGYSKMLDQIAQLSTGEVLEIGAGTGNLTQHLINQGLDVTAIDPSEDMRAIANQKEGIHVIEGHFLKIPVEKKFDTIVSSFAFHHLDHQGKQEALNYMKQFLKPNGHIVFIDTLFESEMNKNQIIQYYTDKMYVNLVEDLQTEYYPFKDELEKIVEAANGTAEFEQQNRFAWLIHMKFEH, encoded by the coding sequence ATGGAATTCATGGACGTGTTTGAAAAATGGGCAGAAAGATATGATGATACGGTATTTAATACGAGCAAAGAAAACGAATATAAAGATGTCTTTGAAGGTTATTCAAAGATGTTAGACCAAATTGCACAATTATCAACAGGTGAAGTATTAGAAATTGGTGCAGGAACAGGGAATTTAACCCAACATTTAATCAATCAAGGCTTAGACGTGACGGCAATTGACCCATCAGAAGATATGAGAGCCATTGCCAACCAAAAAGAAGGCATCCATGTGATAGAAGGTCACTTTTTAAAAATTCCAGTAGAGAAAAAATTCGATACCATCGTGTCGAGTTTTGCCTTTCATCATTTAGATCATCAAGGCAAACAAGAAGCACTGAATTATATGAAACAATTTTTAAAACCAAATGGCCATATCGTTTTTATTGATACGTTATTTGAATCGGAAATGAATAAAAACCAAATCATTCAATACTACACAGATAAAATGTATGTCAATTTAGTCGAGGACTTACAAACCGAATACTATCCATTTAAAGATGAACTTGAAAAGATTGTAGAAGCGGCAAATGGCACTGCAGAATTTGAACAACAAAATCGTTTTGCTTGGTTGATTCATATGAAATTTGAGCATTAA
- a CDS encoding amidase domain-containing protein yields MKSKFIFTGLLTTALIFPPVTSNLAHAASPKATETVKDKISDVDDEQETSQDRNHDDSSKESSSEKSDDSKQDKKTKEKRSNHSTHTFDHPSQSSFSSIGNWPTYKKSNDWFSDLFHHSFNNQSDDAQNSHFINEPQSSDASSSSEASPAENTSNNEQSATQPEDRDFFDALNDILKGTHHTTNDQQSSSDSEASRDDQDTSASEDDSTAKDDSVTKDENNNPSQSDDQDSEQPQMNDSQSSSETDHSSAHDTTSNKDDNQTDAQQSNSEDKQDQEQSSASTSKSKNDDMIDSLLDEYSDNATKTHQNYQKQKHKNSNGHDEQIPEPDALKHSREQAPAQTFKDLPQNSHLRQTTLFEQMPSRNDASSSSDTFRVVPTESTRKFINDIAKDAHDIGQKEDIYASIMIAQAILESDSGRSTLSREPNFNLFGMKGSYKGESVGFNTLESDGHSMYQIHADFRKYPDRKASLNDYADLIKNGIDGNPSIYKGTWKSESSSYRTAASELVGTYATDPQYDEKLKSLIKTYDLTRFDHKKMGSLLDEDTMKQNSEAVSGDFKPFRAASASPYPQGQCTWYVYSRMAQFDKDIAGDMGNASDWTYSALTKGFSVSSEPEAHTAVVFKPGQLGADRYYGHVAFVEKVNKDGSIVVSESNVKGLGVISYRTIDKEDADSLDYIKGGTSNE; encoded by the coding sequence TTGAAAAGTAAATTTATTTTCACAGGTTTATTGACCACAGCCCTTATCTTTCCCCCTGTCACATCAAACTTGGCACATGCTGCCTCACCTAAAGCGACAGAAACTGTAAAAGATAAAATTTCAGATGTAGATGATGAACAAGAAACATCACAAGATCGCAATCATGATGACAGTTCAAAAGAGAGTTCCTCTGAAAAATCAGATGACTCAAAACAAGATAAAAAGACAAAAGAAAAGCGTTCCAACCATAGTACGCATACTTTTGATCATCCATCTCAATCAAGTTTTTCTTCGATTGGGAATTGGCCAACGTATAAGAAAAGTAATGACTGGTTTAGCGACCTATTCCACCATTCTTTCAATAATCAAAGTGACGATGCACAAAACAGTCACTTCATAAACGAACCGCAGTCAAGTGACGCTTCATCTTCATCCGAAGCATCACCTGCTGAGAACACTTCAAATAATGAACAAAGTGCTACTCAACCTGAAGATCGTGACTTTTTCGATGCGCTTAACGATATTTTAAAAGGCACTCATCATACTACAAATGATCAACAGTCATCTTCTGACTCAGAAGCATCTCGTGATGACCAAGACACATCCGCTTCTGAAGACGATTCAACTGCAAAAGATGATTCAGTTACAAAAGATGAGAACAATAACCCTTCACAATCTGATGATCAAGACAGTGAACAACCGCAGATGAATGATTCACAGTCATCTTCAGAAACAGACCATTCAAGTGCACATGACACAACTTCAAATAAAGATGACAATCAAACAGATGCGCAACAATCAAATTCAGAAGACAAGCAAGATCAAGAGCAAAGCAGTGCTTCAACATCAAAAAGTAAAAATGATGATATGATTGATTCACTTTTAGATGAATACAGTGATAACGCAACAAAAACACATCAAAATTATCAGAAACAGAAACATAAAAATTCAAACGGTCATGATGAGCAAATCCCTGAACCCGATGCATTGAAACATTCACGTGAACAAGCACCTGCGCAAACATTTAAAGATTTGCCTCAAAATAGTCATTTACGTCAAACAACGTTATTTGAACAAATGCCAAGTCGTAATGATGCTTCATCTTCATCCGATACATTTCGCGTTGTACCAACAGAATCGACGCGTAAATTTATCAATGATATTGCCAAAGATGCACATGACATCGGTCAAAAAGAAGATATTTATGCTTCGATTATGATTGCGCAAGCGATTTTGGAATCTGATTCGGGTCGAAGTACATTATCACGCGAACCGAATTTCAACCTTTTCGGTATGAAAGGGAGCTATAAAGGAGAATCTGTAGGTTTTAACACATTAGAATCTGACGGACACTCAATGTATCAAATTCATGCAGATTTTAGAAAATACCCAGATCGTAAAGCTTCGTTAAACGATTATGCAGATTTAATTAAAAATGGTATTGATGGCAATCCTTCTATTTATAAAGGAACATGGAAAAGTGAAAGCTCCAGCTATCGTACAGCTGCTTCAGAGCTTGTCGGTACATATGCAACGGATCCACAGTACGACGAAAAATTAAAATCATTGATTAAAACTTATGATTTAACACGCTTCGATCATAAAAAAATGGGTTCATTATTAGACGAAGATACAATGAAACAAAATAGCGAAGCCGTAAGTGGTGACTTTAAACCATTCAGAGCGGCAAGTGCTTCACCATACCCTCAAGGTCAATGTACTTGGTATGTATACTCTCGAATGGCACAATTTGATAAGGATATCGCAGGAGATATGGGTAATGCGAGTGACTGGACTTACTCAGCATTAACGAAAGGCTTCTCTGTTTCAAGTGAACCTGAAGCACACACTGCTGTTGTCTTCAAACCTGGTCAATTAGGTGCGGACCGTTACTACGGTCACGTTGCTTTTGTTGAAAAGGTAAATAAAGATGGTTCTATCGTTGTCTCTGAATCTAACGTCAAAGGGCTAGGTGTCATTTCTTATCGTACAATCGATAAAGAAGATGCTGACTCTTTAGACTATATTAAAGGTGGCACTTCAAACGAATAA
- a CDS encoding epoxyqueuosine reductase QueH: protein MIQAEQILDKMKNQKINYDKVLRKMIMNWERENERPSILLHSCCAPCSTYTLEFLTEHADVAIYFANPNIHPKNEYLRRARVQEKFVNDFNERTGSHVKYIEVPYEPHEFMKMAKSRGLTEEPEGGARCSACFGMRLEMVAEAAVEMGYDYFGSAITLSPKKNAQLINEIGLDVQQIYDVKYLPSDFKKNKGYERSITMCQDYDIFRQCYCGCVFAAQQQGIDFKTINQQAKRFLDHLDQQKQTVPES from the coding sequence ATGATTCAAGCAGAACAAATACTAGATAAAATGAAAAACCAAAAAATTAATTATGATAAAGTTTTACGAAAAATGATCATGAACTGGGAAAGAGAAAACGAGCGCCCATCGATACTACTGCATAGTTGTTGTGCGCCATGTAGTACCTATACACTTGAGTTTTTGACTGAACATGCAGACGTTGCAATTTACTTTGCGAATCCTAATATTCATCCTAAAAATGAGTATCTTCGTCGTGCGCGTGTACAAGAAAAATTTGTCAATGACTTTAATGAACGTACAGGCAGTCATGTAAAATATATCGAAGTGCCATATGAACCACACGAATTTATGAAAATGGCTAAATCTCGTGGGCTAACTGAAGAACCTGAAGGCGGCGCACGTTGTTCAGCATGTTTTGGTATGCGCCTTGAGATGGTTGCTGAAGCTGCAGTTGAAATGGGATACGATTACTTTGGTAGTGCAATCACATTGTCACCAAAGAAAAATGCACAATTGATTAATGAAATCGGCTTAGATGTACAACAAATCTATGATGTAAAATATTTACCGAGCGACTTCAAAAAAAATAAAGGATATGAGCGTTCTATTACGATGTGTCAAGATTATGATATTTTCCGCCAATGTTACTGCGGTTGTGTTTTTGCTGCTCAACAACAAGGTATCGACTTTAAGACAATTAACCAACAAGCGAAACGCTTTTTAGATCATTTGGACCAACAAAAACAAACAGTTCCTGAAAGCTAA
- the nikC gene encoding nickel transporter permease — protein MIKQRRQLPFIVWICIGYLCLLIVAQVIVSKQAAFDVKLDESLLPISAAHWLGTDDYGRDLLASLVIGARYTLLISLLTLLLTILVGVPIGMLAGYFKGKLDQIIMRIIDIGLSIPEFVLVIAMASLLKPSIWNIVFAMILLRWMTYARLSRTIVKSVSGKDYIRMAKFYKVPTPIIIWRHCLPHVLPSILVVATVDFGKIILYISALSFLGLGAQPPLPEWGAMLNAGRDFMTSAPLLLFAPAVMITVTILIFQLTGDALRDYFTRKERHVNG, from the coding sequence ATGATAAAGCAGCGACGTCAGTTACCTTTCATTGTGTGGATATGTATCGGTTATTTATGTTTACTCATTGTTGCTCAAGTGATTGTTTCGAAACAGGCTGCCTTTGATGTGAAACTAGATGAAAGTCTTTTACCTATCAGTGCAGCACACTGGTTAGGCACAGATGATTATGGCCGGGATTTGTTAGCAAGTCTTGTGATAGGCGCTCGGTACACGTTGTTAATTAGCTTGTTAACACTGTTATTAACGATACTGGTGGGTGTGCCAATAGGGATGCTCGCAGGCTATTTCAAAGGAAAATTAGACCAAATAATCATGCGTATCATTGATATTGGTTTAAGTATTCCTGAATTTGTATTAGTGATTGCAATGGCCAGTCTGTTGAAACCAAGCATTTGGAATATTGTATTCGCCATGATTTTGTTAAGATGGATGACTTATGCGCGCTTATCACGGACCATCGTTAAAAGTGTAAGCGGCAAGGATTATATTAGGATGGCAAAATTTTATAAAGTGCCTACGCCCATCATTATATGGCGACATTGTTTGCCACACGTGTTGCCTTCGATTTTAGTAGTGGCTACTGTTGATTTTGGTAAAATTATTCTATATATCTCGGCACTTTCATTTCTTGGATTAGGAGCGCAACCGCCTTTACCTGAATGGGGCGCCATGCTGAATGCAGGTCGTGATTTTATGACTTCAGCTCCCCTTTTATTGTTTGCACCCGCGGTGATGATTACGGTTACGATTTTAATTTTCCAGCTGACAGGTGATGCCTTACGTGACTATTTTACAAGAAAGGAGCGTCACGTTAATGGATAA
- the nikB gene encoding nickel ABC transporter permease, translating into MRIKRFVRLIVKMISVLWILSTITFILMKLTPGDPVVHMLHVGEANVSQSTINATRQAYGLNDQWFIQYGRWLVNVIHFDFGVSYQTHEPVLKALIFHAQPTILIAILTIMVVMMTALPLGIWAGRHPNSKMDRLIRTATSMTVSLPSFFLGIVLIHIFAVRLNILPASGYASPLHLVLPVMAMSIGMSAYYIRLMRSTVMNLYQSREVAASRLRGMSERYIFFTDILKPALVPVVTILGLSIGSLIGGTVVIERVFSIPGLGQFLVDSVRARDYPVIQGIVLMMGVIVVLANMLSDMLILFLDPKQRLQYQKTESLRLETAEYEVSSQ; encoded by the coding sequence ATGCGCATTAAAAGATTTGTTCGCTTAATCGTTAAAATGATCAGTGTACTGTGGATTTTATCAACGATTACTTTTATTTTAATGAAGTTGACACCAGGCGATCCAGTGGTTCATATGCTTCATGTTGGAGAAGCGAATGTGTCACAGTCGACTATCAATGCCACGCGCCAAGCGTATGGTTTAAATGATCAATGGTTTATACAATATGGACGATGGTTGGTAAACGTGATTCATTTTGATTTTGGTGTGAGTTATCAAACGCATGAACCCGTGCTCAAAGCGCTTATATTTCATGCGCAACCTACAATATTGATTGCCATATTGACGATAATGGTCGTCATGATGACGGCATTACCTCTTGGGATATGGGCTGGGCGTCATCCAAATAGTAAAATGGATCGATTGATTCGTACCGCGACATCAATGACAGTGAGTCTTCCGTCGTTCTTTTTAGGTATTGTTCTCATTCATATCTTTGCAGTCCGTTTAAATATTTTACCTGCATCTGGGTATGCTTCGCCGCTTCACTTGGTGTTACCCGTAATGGCAATGAGTATTGGAATGAGCGCCTATTATATTCGTTTGATGAGATCTACAGTGATGAACTTGTATCAAAGTCGAGAAGTTGCCGCTTCACGTTTACGCGGTATGTCTGAACGGTACATATTCTTTACAGATATATTGAAACCTGCACTGGTACCTGTTGTAACCATATTAGGCTTATCTATAGGAAGTTTAATAGGAGGGACAGTAGTGATAGAGCGCGTATTTAGCATTCCGGGGTTAGGGCAATTTTTAGTGGATAGTGTGCGTGCGAGAGACTATCCCGTCATTCAAGGTATAGTTTTAATGATGGGTGTGATTGTAGTCTTGGCGAATATGTTAAGCGACATGCTGATTTTGTTTTTAGATCCAAAGCAACGTTTACAATATCAAAAGACAGAGTCTCTACGATTAGAAACAGCTGAATATGAGGTGTCTTCACAATGA
- a CDS encoding YhgE/Pip domain-containing protein translates to MKNAIKLFLMDIKKIAKTPGAIIIILGLAILPSFYAWFNLEATWDPYSNTNHIKVAVVNEDKGDTVRNKKLNVGNRLEDTLKKDTHFDWQFVSREKADHDLRMGKYYAALYIPEGFTHQITGTLRKDPQQAKVEYKVNQKLNAIAPKMTDAGSSEIVKKANQKFNETVTKVLLKEADRLGIKLEDELPAYKKVRDGIYAANNALPKIERFREGLIYLNEHQDQLDQYADKFRELDRYKDDAVNATERLNQLNASIPAINERAKLVVALDNSLPEIERILQAASQVPNRFPTINKGVDIAIGGTDKALKDLNSAQQLLPSIEQRIRAYGEVVNNASQANDQLANDVSRAQNQQGQQANVQTAPQSTHQSHYQTSQVSTANDASGQPLPNGQVISNDDAASLESAYSKSLQDVNSAAASQLKATQDDLDAAKNMGYGIISSNDASQFKEPLSHLIARMNHANKTIRDYRDFLSDVERTEGVNLSEAQAQLKTAQDDIKEATKRLNKLNDAIAAGNSGKAEAMDIIKRVDHIQKQIKAAQTMLKNDVANKLLDVSHALGKALDKGAVTLNVAQEKLQKVQSIIRSGQTILSDANERLKRLSDTLPAVEAEYIRAMSAAQAYFPEFKKKVHNASDFVKNDLPALENKISETTQTVNENLPTAFAKYDRLRQILDANQPKAKEALSNLADFAKNDFPSVEKDLKKANKIFKQLDRDNTIEELIDLLRNDLKKQAGVISNPIDLQKENVFPVKDYGSASTPFYTALSIWVGALLLVSLLTTHNKHPELKPYLTIRETYLGKMGLFVVMNMIQALIVSIGDIVILKASVESVWLFITICLYSAIIFSVIVYTLVSVLGNPGKALAIVLLVLQIAGGGGTFPIEVTPQFFQTIHPYLPFSYSIDALREAVGGPVPQILVFKLTMLTAFGVGFFLVGLIGKPYLDPLAQGLADKADKSNILE, encoded by the coding sequence ATGAAGAACGCCATCAAATTATTTCTGATGGACATTAAGAAGATTGCCAAGACCCCTGGTGCAATCATCATTATCTTAGGATTAGCGATTTTACCATCCTTTTATGCTTGGTTTAACTTGGAAGCAACATGGGATCCTTATTCAAATACAAACCACATTAAAGTTGCTGTTGTAAATGAAGACAAGGGTGATACGGTACGTAATAAAAAATTGAATGTTGGTAATCGCCTTGAGGATACTTTGAAAAAAGATACCCATTTTGATTGGCAATTTGTAAGTCGTGAAAAAGCAGATCATGATTTACGCATGGGTAAATATTACGCAGCGCTCTATATTCCAGAAGGATTTACACATCAAATTACAGGTACTTTACGTAAAGACCCACAACAAGCAAAAGTGGAATATAAAGTGAACCAAAAGCTCAACGCCATTGCGCCTAAAATGACTGACGCAGGTTCGAGCGAGATCGTGAAAAAAGCCAATCAGAAATTTAATGAAACCGTAACGAAAGTATTGCTTAAAGAAGCAGATCGTTTAGGGATTAAACTTGAAGATGAGCTTCCAGCATATAAAAAAGTTCGTGATGGAATTTATGCTGCAAATAACGCATTACCTAAAATTGAACGCTTCCGTGAAGGTTTGATTTACTTAAATGAACATCAAGATCAGCTTGATCAATACGCAGATAAATTCAGAGAGTTAGATCGCTATAAAGACGATGCGGTCAATGCAACTGAGCGACTCAACCAGTTGAATGCAAGTATTCCTGCAATCAATGAGCGTGCAAAATTAGTGGTTGCATTAGATAATTCACTCCCTGAAATTGAACGTATTTTACAAGCTGCAAGCCAAGTGCCAAACCGTTTTCCAACAATTAACAAAGGGGTGGACATAGCGATTGGTGGCACAGATAAAGCATTGAAAGACCTCAACTCAGCACAACAGTTGTTACCTTCTATCGAGCAACGCATTCGAGCTTATGGAGAAGTTGTTAACAACGCAAGTCAAGCGAATGATCAATTAGCGAATGACGTTTCTCGTGCACAAAATCAACAAGGTCAGCAAGCAAATGTTCAAACAGCGCCACAAAGTACGCATCAGTCTCATTATCAGACAAGCCAAGTAAGTACGGCGAATGACGCGAGTGGTCAACCATTACCAAATGGACAAGTAATATCGAATGATGATGCAGCATCTTTAGAGTCTGCCTATTCAAAATCATTGCAAGATGTCAATTCAGCAGCAGCTTCGCAATTAAAAGCGACTCAAGATGATTTGGATGCTGCTAAAAATATGGGCTATGGTATTATCAGCTCAAATGACGCTTCACAATTTAAAGAACCGTTATCTCATCTTATTGCGCGTATGAACCATGCGAATAAAACAATTAGAGATTATCGCGACTTTTTATCTGATGTTGAACGTACAGAAGGCGTTAATTTGAGTGAAGCCCAAGCACAATTGAAAACAGCGCAGGATGATATTAAAGAAGCAACGAAACGCTTGAACAAGTTAAACGATGCTATTGCAGCAGGTAATTCTGGTAAAGCAGAAGCGATGGATATCATCAAACGTGTAGATCATATTCAAAAACAAATTAAAGCAGCGCAAACGATGTTGAAAAACGATGTTGCGAATAAGTTATTGGATGTTTCACACGCTTTAGGTAAAGCACTAGACAAAGGTGCAGTGACATTGAATGTTGCACAAGAAAAACTTCAAAAGGTGCAATCGATTATACGTAGCGGCCAAACGATATTATCAGATGCCAATGAGCGTTTGAAACGTTTGAGTGATACGTTACCTGCTGTTGAAGCAGAGTACATTCGTGCAATGTCAGCAGCGCAAGCTTACTTCCCAGAATTTAAGAAAAAAGTTCACAATGCGTCTGATTTTGTAAAAAATGATTTACCTGCCCTTGAAAACAAAATTTCTGAAACGACACAAACAGTTAATGAAAATTTACCAACAGCATTCGCAAAATACGACCGTTTACGTCAAATTCTTGATGCAAACCAACCGAAAGCGAAAGAAGCGCTAAGCAATCTTGCGGACTTTGCTAAAAATGATTTTCCAAGTGTTGAAAAAGACTTGAAAAAAGCGAATAAAATATTTAAGCAATTAGATAGAGACAATACGATTGAAGAGTTGATTGATTTATTGCGTAATGACCTCAAAAAACAAGCGGGCGTCATTTCAAATCCAATCGATTTACAAAAAGAAAATGTGTTCCCAGTTAAAGATTACGGTTCAGCAAGTACACCATTCTATACAGCACTCTCTATTTGGGTAGGTGCACTGTTGCTTGTCAGCTTGCTTACAACACATAATAAGCATCCTGAATTGAAGCCATATTTAACAATACGTGAGACTTATTTAGGTAAAATGGGACTATTTGTCGTTATGAACATGATTCAAGCGCTTATTGTTTCAATAGGGGACATCGTTATTCTGAAAGCATCGGTTGAGTCAGTATGGCTCTTTATTACCATTTGTTTATATTCAGCCATCATATTCTCGGTTATTGTTTATACATTGGTTTCTGTATTAGGTAACCCGGGTAAAGCGCTGGCTATCGTATTATTAGTATTACAAATTGCCGGCGGCGGTGGGACGTTCCCAATTGAGGTTACACCTCAGTTTTTCCAAACAATCCACCCGTACTTACCGTTCTCATATAGTATTGATGCATTGAGAGAAGCAGTAGGTGGCCCTGTACCACAAATTTTAGTTTTTAAATTAACAATGCTCACAGCCTTTGGTGTCGGCTTCTTCCTTGTAGGTCTCATTGGTAAACCTTATTTAGATCCTTTAGCACAAGGACTTGCAGATAAAGCTGATAAGAGTAACATATTGGAATAA
- a CDS encoding DUF2200 family protein: MAYHIYHVEVNEVYPYYMRKMNKVGSTYQDVNEIICWLTGYSQDMLESNLKNGTTFEMFFKQAPHLNPQRKKIKGIICGERIEEMEPSLMKEIRYLDKMIDERSRGRSMKQIFREG, translated from the coding sequence ATGGCATACCATATTTATCATGTGGAAGTAAATGAAGTTTATCCCTATTATATGCGTAAAATGAATAAAGTAGGGAGTACGTATCAAGATGTTAATGAAATCATTTGTTGGCTCACAGGTTATTCTCAAGATATGCTTGAATCAAATTTAAAAAATGGAACGACATTTGAGATGTTTTTTAAGCAAGCGCCACACCTGAATCCACAGCGTAAAAAAATAAAAGGGATAATTTGTGGTGAACGGATTGAAGAAATGGAACCGTCACTCATGAAAGAAATTCGGTATTTAGACAAAATGATTGATGAGCGGTCACGTGGACGTTCAATGAAGCAAATTTTTCGGGAAGGTTAA